Proteins encoded together in one Lathyrus oleraceus cultivar Zhongwan6 chromosome 5, CAAS_Psat_ZW6_1.0, whole genome shotgun sequence window:
- the LOC127083306 gene encoding aluminum-activated malate transporter 8, which produces MATPNVDSTTNFTHTLKALVKKFWTKLVKVTKFIKEIGQDDPRRFIHSFKVGLALVLIYILHHFRPSFYGFGDNIIWAVLTVVIVLELSVGATLGKGFNRMLATGLAGALGVASNKIASLCGDKGRVVMTSIFVFVIAERVTFMRFSPKLKARYDYGMIIFILTFCLVSLSDVSGHELLEMAYERLLTIIIGSSIAITVCIFICPVWIGKDLHNKIAANIEKVADFLEGFGDEYFNHSENSEEDENDKEFLHRYKRVLSSKSSEETMAVLARWEPRHGRFKFRHPWKQYLKIGNLTRFCAYKVEALSVYLHNSKTPYEFRSRIQESCTNISLESGKALKEASSMIKNMSKSSTPNFHVSNAKNAAESLKSVLRTNPWEGADQLEIIPASTVASLLIDIVVCVEQICEAVEELASLANFVPIELLHRGTVQPVSDSDGSVHVVTVAE; this is translated from the exons ATGGCCACACCAAATGTTGATTCCACTACAAACTTCACACACACTTTGAAAGCCTTGGTTAAGAAATTTTGGACTAAGTTAGTAAAGGTCACAAAATTTATAAAAGAGATTGGGCAAGATGATCCTAGAAGGTTTATTCATTCCTTCAAAGTTGGATTAGCATTAGTTTTGAtttatattttgcatcattttcGTCCATCTTTCTATGGTTTTGGTGACAACATTATTTGGGCTGTTCTTACCGTTGTTATTGTCCTTGAACTTTCTGTGG GTGCAACACTCGGAAAAGGCTTCAATCGAATGTTGGCGACAGGGTTAGCAGGCGCTCTCGGTGTTGCGAGTAATAAAATTGCATCACTTTGTGGTGACAAGGGTAGAGTCGTGATGACTTCAATTTTTGTCTTTGTGATAG CTGAAAGAGTGACATTTATGAGATTTTCTCCTAAGTTGAAGGCAAGATATGATTATGGGATGATCATATTCATCTTAACATTTTGTTTGGTATCTCTTTCGGATGTGAGTGGACATGAACTTCTAGAAATGGCATATGAAAGGTTATTAACAATTATAATTGGAAGCTCTATAGCTATCACAGTATGCATTTTCATATGTCCTGTTTGGATTGGAAAGGATCTTCACAATAAGATTGCTGCCAATATTGAAAAAGTTGCTGACTTTTTAGAAG GATTTGGAGACGAGTACTTCAACCATTCAGAGAATTCAGAAGAAGATGAGAATGATAAAGAATTTCTTCATAGATATAAAAGAGTTCTCTCTTCAAAAAGCAGCGAAGAAACAATG GCGGTTTTGGCCAGATGGGAACCTCGTCATGGCCGGTTTAAATTTCGTCATCCGTGGAAGCAATACTTGAAAATTGGAAACTTGACGCGGTTTTGTGCATACAAAGTCGAAGCTCTTAGTGTATATCTTCACAATTCTAAA ACACCTTATGAATTTCGAAGCAGGATTCAAGAATCATGCACAAACATTAGCTTGGAATCCGGGAAGGCCTTAAAAGAAGCATCATCGATGATTAAAAATATGTCAAAGTCATCAACTCCAAATTTTCATGTTTCAAATGCTAAAAATGCTGCTGAATCTCTTAAATCTGTATTAAGAACAAATCCTTGGGAAGGGGCTGATCAGTTGGAGATTATACCAGCTTCTACGGTGGCATCATTGCTTATTGATATTGTGGTTTGTGTTGAGCAAATTTGTGAAGCTGTTGAAGAATTAGCATCACTTGCAAATTTTGTGCCGATAGAGTTACTTCATAGGGGAACGGTGCAGCCGGTTTCGGATAGCGACGGTTCGGTTCATGTTGTTACCGTTGCCGAATGA